A region from the Enterobacter roggenkampii genome encodes:
- a CDS encoding DUF6130 family protein — protein MIRRYAILPLLVLASVTHAQATPLDNLSAADVNGPAAVAPLAQPQPPAKLIVDPPLSGPLSKGAVFIQYRAENLRIEPVFGPEALKVTPRIGHIHVVVDGAPWHWADASGEPVILVGLPAGKHKVTIILADPTHKPLDHKTIEFTVPPHAAVHHF, from the coding sequence ATGATTCGTCGTTACGCAATTTTACCCCTGCTCGTCCTGGCCTCTGTAACACATGCCCAGGCCACGCCGCTGGACAACCTGAGCGCCGCGGACGTTAACGGCCCCGCCGCCGTTGCCCCGCTGGCGCAGCCGCAACCGCCGGCAAAACTGATCGTCGATCCGCCGCTTTCCGGGCCGCTGAGTAAAGGCGCGGTGTTTATCCAGTACCGAGCCGAAAACCTGCGCATCGAGCCGGTATTCGGACCTGAAGCGCTCAAGGTCACCCCGCGCATCGGGCACATTCACGTGGTGGTGGACGGCGCGCCGTGGCACTGGGCTGACGCCAGCGGAGAGCCGGTGATTCTGGTGGGACTCCCCGCCGGTAAACACAAGGTGACGATTATTCTGGCCGACCCGACGCACAAGCCGCTCGACCACAAAACCATTGAATTCACCGTTCCGCCCCACGCGGCGGTCCACCATTTTTAA
- the ppx gene encoding exopolyphosphatase has translation MPINDKTPRPQEFAAVDLGSNSFHMVIAREVDGALQIIGRLKQRVHLADGLDERSMLSEEAMERGLNCLSLFAERLQGFSPSSVCIVGTHTLRQALNAPEFLKRAEKVIPYPIEIISGNEEARLIFMGVEHTQPEKGRKLVIDIGGGSTELVIGEDFEPRLVESRRMGCVSFAQMYFPGGTITRENFQRARMAAVQKLENLAWQYRIQGWNVALGASGTIKAAHEVLLAMGEKDGFITPERLTLLTDEVLKHKSFDALSLPGLSDERKAVFVPGLAILCGVFDALAIKELRLSDGALREGVLYEMEGRFRHQDIRSRTAQSLANQYNIDREQAKRVLDTTVQMYEQWEEQNPKLAHPQLAALLKWAAMLHEVGLNINHSGMHRHSAYILQNSDLPGFNQEQQTMMATLVRYHRKAIKLDDLPRFTLFKKKQFLPLIQLLRLGVLLNNQRQATTTPPTLKLKTDDHHWTLSFPHDWFSQNALVLLDLEKEQQYWEAVTGWLLKIEEESADVAA, from the coding sequence ATGCCGATAAATGATAAGACCCCACGCCCGCAGGAATTCGCCGCGGTCGATCTTGGCTCTAACAGTTTCCACATGGTCATCGCCCGTGAGGTGGATGGCGCGCTGCAGATCATCGGTCGTCTGAAGCAGCGCGTACACCTGGCGGATGGCCTTGATGAACGCAGCATGCTCAGCGAAGAGGCGATGGAGCGCGGGTTAAACTGCCTGTCGCTGTTTGCTGAACGCTTGCAGGGCTTCTCGCCCTCCAGCGTATGCATCGTGGGCACCCACACCCTGCGTCAGGCGCTGAACGCGCCAGAGTTTCTCAAGCGGGCCGAAAAGGTGATCCCCTACCCGATTGAGATCATCTCCGGTAACGAGGAAGCGCGTCTGATCTTCATGGGCGTCGAGCACACCCAGCCGGAAAAAGGGCGCAAGCTGGTGATCGACATCGGCGGCGGTTCTACGGAGCTTGTGATCGGCGAAGACTTTGAGCCTCGCCTGGTGGAAAGCCGCCGCATGGGCTGCGTCAGCTTCGCGCAGATGTATTTCCCGGGCGGCACCATCACCCGCGAGAACTTCCAGCGTGCACGTATGGCGGCTGTCCAGAAGCTGGAAAACCTGGCCTGGCAGTACCGCATTCAGGGCTGGAACGTGGCGCTGGGCGCGTCGGGCACCATCAAGGCAGCGCATGAAGTGCTGCTGGCAATGGGTGAAAAAGATGGGTTCATCACGCCCGAACGCCTGACGCTGCTGACCGACGAAGTGCTGAAGCATAAAAGTTTTGACGCCTTAAGCCTGCCGGGGCTTTCCGACGAGCGTAAGGCGGTCTTCGTGCCGGGGCTGGCCATTCTCTGCGGCGTGTTTGATGCGCTGGCCATTAAAGAGCTGCGCCTGTCCGACGGCGCGCTGCGCGAAGGCGTGCTGTACGAAATGGAAGGCCGCTTCCGCCATCAGGATATTCGCAGCCGCACCGCGCAAAGCCTGGCCAACCAGTACAACATCGACCGCGAGCAGGCGAAGCGCGTGCTGGACACCACGGTGCAGATGTATGAACAGTGGGAAGAGCAGAATCCGAAGCTCGCGCACCCGCAGCTTGCCGCGCTGCTGAAATGGGCCGCGATGCTGCACGAGGTGGGGCTGAACATCAACCATAGCGGGATGCACCGCCATTCGGCCTATATTTTGCAAAACAGCGATCTGCCAGGCTTCAACCAGGAGCAGCAAACCATGATGGCGACCCTGGTGCGGTATCACCGCAAAGCCATCAAGCTCGACGACCTGCCGCGCTTCACGCTGTTTAAGAAAAAGCAGTTCCTGCCGCTCATTCAGCTGCTGCGTCTGGGCGTGCTGCTCAATAACCAGCGTCAGGCGACCACCACGCCGCCCACGCTGAAGCTGAAAACCGACGACCATCACTGGACGTTGAGCTTCCCGCACGACTGGTTCAGCCAGAACGCGCTGGTCCTGCTGGACCTGGAAAAGGAGCAGCAGTACTGGGAAGCGGTCACCGGCTGGCTGCTCAAAATCGAGGAAGAGAGCGCCGACGTCGCCGCGTAA
- the ppk1 gene encoding polyphosphate kinase 1 has translation MGQEKLYIEKELSWLAFNERVLQEAADKSNPLIERMRFLGIYSNNLDEFYKVRFAELKRRIIISEEQGLNSHSRHLLGKIQSRVLKADQEFDGLYNELLLEMARNQIFLINERQLSVNQQNWLRHYFKQYLRQHITPILINRETDLVQFLKDDYTYLAVEIIRGESIRYALLEIPSDKVPRFVNLPPETPRRRKPMILLDNILRYCLDDIFKGFFDYDALNAYSMKMTRDAEYDLVHEMEASLMELMSSSLKQRLTAEPVRFVYQRDMPDAMVEMLREKLTISRYDSIVPGGRYHNFKDFIGFPNVGKANLVNKPLPRLRHLWFDKFRNGFDAIRERDVLLYYPYHTFEHVLELLRQASFDPSVLAIKINIYRVAKDSRIIDAMIHAAHNGKKVTVVVELQARFDEEANIHWARRLTEAGVHVIFSAPGLKIHAKLFLISRKEGDDVVRYAHIGTGNFNEKTARIYTDYSLLTADARITNEVRRVFNFIENPYRPVSFDYLLVSPQNSRRLLYDMIDKEIANAQKGLSSGITLKLNNLVDKGLVDRLYAASSSGVPVNLLIRGMCSLIPELEGISDNIRVISIVDRYLEHDRVYIFDNAGDKQVYLSSADWMTRNIDYRIEVATPLLDPRLKQRILDIIEILFSDTVKARYIDKELSNRYVPRGNRRKVRSQLAIYDYIKSLEQPD, from the coding sequence ATGGGTCAGGAAAAGTTATATATCGAGAAAGAGCTAAGCTGGTTAGCATTTAACGAACGTGTACTCCAGGAAGCGGCTGACAAAAGTAACCCGCTGATCGAACGCATGCGTTTTTTGGGCATCTATTCCAACAACCTGGATGAGTTCTACAAGGTTCGCTTTGCCGAGCTGAAAAGACGGATCATCATCAGTGAAGAACAGGGCTTAAACTCTCACTCGCGGCATCTGCTGGGCAAAATCCAGTCCCGCGTGTTGAAAGCCGATCAGGAATTTGACGGCCTGTATAACGAACTGCTGCTGGAGATGGCGCGCAATCAAATCTTCCTGATTAACGAACGTCAGCTTTCCGTTAACCAACAAAACTGGCTGCGCCACTATTTTAAACAGTACCTGCGCCAGCACATTACCCCGATTCTCATCAACCGCGAAACCGATCTGGTGCAGTTCCTGAAAGATGACTACACCTATCTGGCCGTAGAAATTATTCGCGGTGAATCCATTCGCTACGCGCTGCTGGAGATCCCGTCCGACAAGGTCCCGCGCTTCGTGAACCTGCCGCCGGAAACCCCGCGCAGACGCAAGCCGATGATCCTGCTGGACAACATCCTGCGCTACTGTCTCGACGACATTTTCAAAGGCTTCTTCGATTACGATGCGTTAAACGCCTACTCGATGAAGATGACCCGTGACGCCGAATATGACCTGGTGCACGAGATGGAGGCCAGCCTGATGGAGCTGATGTCCTCCAGCCTGAAACAACGCCTGACGGCCGAGCCGGTGCGCTTTGTTTATCAGCGCGATATGCCGGACGCCATGGTAGAAATGCTGCGCGAGAAGCTGACCATTTCGCGCTATGACTCCATCGTGCCGGGCGGCCGTTACCACAACTTTAAAGACTTCATTGGCTTCCCGAACGTCGGCAAGGCCAATCTGGTGAACAAGCCGCTGCCGCGCCTGCGCCATCTGTGGTTTGATAAATTCCGCAACGGGTTCGACGCCATTCGCGAGCGCGATGTTCTGCTCTACTATCCGTATCACACGTTTGAACACGTGCTGGAGCTGCTGCGACAGGCCTCGTTCGACCCGAGCGTGCTGGCGATCAAAATCAACATCTACCGCGTGGCAAAAGATTCCCGCATCATCGATGCGATGATCCACGCCGCGCACAACGGCAAAAAAGTGACCGTGGTGGTTGAGCTGCAGGCGCGCTTCGACGAAGAGGCGAACATTCACTGGGCGCGCCGTCTGACGGAAGCGGGCGTGCACGTGATCTTCTCCGCGCCGGGTCTGAAAATTCACGCCAAGCTGTTCCTGATCTCCCGTAAAGAGGGCGACGACGTGGTGCGCTATGCCCACATCGGTACCGGGAACTTCAACGAGAAAACGGCGCGAATTTATACCGACTACTCGCTGCTGACCGCCGATGCGCGCATCACCAACGAGGTACGCCGGGTCTTTAACTTCATTGAGAACCCGTACCGCCCTGTCAGCTTCGACTATCTGCTGGTCTCGCCGCAGAACTCGCGCCGTCTGCTGTACGATATGATTGATAAAGAGATTGCCAATGCCCAGAAAGGGCTGTCGTCCGGCATCACCCTGAAGCTTAACAATCTGGTCGACAAAGGACTGGTGGACAGGCTGTACGCCGCGTCCAGCTCTGGCGTACCGGTTAACCTGCTGATCCGCGGCATGTGCTCGCTGATCCCGGAACTGGAAGGCATCAGCGACAATATTCGGGTCATCAGCATTGTTGACCGTTACCTGGAACACGATCGGGTCTATATTTTCGATAATGCAGGCGACAAACAGGTCTATCTCTCTTCGGCAGACTGGATGACGCGCAATATTGACTACCGAATTGAAGTCGCAACCCCGCTGCTGGATCCGCGTCTGAAACAGCGTATTCTCGACATTATAGAGATCCTGTTCAGCGATACGGTGAAGGCGCGCTATATCGACAAAGAACTCAGTAACCGCTATGTACCGCGCGGCAACCGCCGTAAAGTGCGGTCGCAACTGGCGATTTACGACTATATCAAATCACTCGAGCAACCCGATTAA
- the purM gene encoding phosphoribosylformylglycinamidine cyclo-ligase gives MTNKTSLSYKDAGVDIDAGNALVDRIKGVVKKTRRPEVMGGLGGFGALCALPQKYREPVLVSGTDGVGTKLRLAMDLKRHDTIGIDLVAMCVNDLVVQGAEPLFFLDYYATGKLDVDTAASVINGIAEGCLQSGCALVGGETAEMPGMYHGEDYDVAGFCVGVVEKSEIIDGSKVADGDVLIALASSGPHSNGYSLVRKILEVSGCDPLTTELDGKPLADHLLAPTRIYVKNVLELIENVDVHAIAHLTGGGFWENIPRVLPDNTQAVIDESSWQWPAVFNWLQTAGNVSSHEMYRTFNCGVGMVIALPASEADKAVKLLTEKGENAWKIGTIKASDSEQRVVIE, from the coding sequence GTGACCAACAAAACTTCTCTCAGCTACAAAGATGCCGGTGTTGATATTGACGCAGGTAATGCGCTGGTTGACCGAATCAAAGGTGTGGTGAAGAAAACCCGCCGCCCGGAAGTGATGGGTGGTCTGGGTGGATTCGGCGCACTGTGCGCGCTGCCGCAAAAATATCGTGAACCTGTTCTGGTCTCGGGTACTGACGGTGTAGGCACCAAGCTGCGCCTGGCGATGGATTTAAAACGTCACGACACGATCGGTATCGATCTGGTCGCGATGTGTGTGAATGACCTGGTGGTTCAGGGCGCAGAGCCGCTGTTCTTCCTCGATTACTACGCGACCGGCAAACTGGACGTGGATACCGCGGCCAGCGTCATTAACGGTATCGCCGAAGGCTGTCTGCAGTCCGGCTGTGCGCTGGTTGGCGGTGAAACCGCTGAAATGCCGGGCATGTACCACGGCGAAGATTATGACGTCGCGGGCTTCTGCGTCGGCGTAGTAGAAAAATCAGAAATTATCGACGGCAGCAAAGTGGCCGATGGCGATGTGCTGATCGCACTGGCCTCCAGCGGCCCGCACTCTAACGGTTACTCTCTGGTACGTAAAATCCTCGAAGTGAGCGGCTGCGACCCGCTGACCACCGAGCTGGACGGCAAACCGCTGGCCGACCACCTGCTGGCCCCAACCCGTATTTACGTGAAGAACGTGCTGGAACTGATTGAGAATGTTGACGTGCACGCTATCGCCCACCTGACCGGCGGCGGCTTCTGGGAAAACATCCCGCGCGTCCTGCCGGACAACACCCAGGCGGTGATCGACGAATCCTCATGGCAGTGGCCGGCCGTCTTTAACTGGCTGCAGACCGCAGGCAACGTGAGCTCTCACGAAATGTACCGCACCTTTAACTGCGGCGTGGGCATGGTTATCGCCCTGCCAGCAAGCGAAGCGGATAAAGCGGTTAAACTGCTGACCGAAAAAGGTGAAAACGCGTGGAAAATCGGTACGATTAAAGCCTCCGATTCCGAACAGCGTGTGGTCATTGAATGA
- a CDS encoding EAL domain-containing protein — translation MKIFAFLKNNKYRWWALPLLLPVVLLPVLSVANTFTQLGDGIAALYYLPLSFLLSLMMFFGLEALPGIVLSLFIRYYPSVGMFETVAGVLHFIVPLVLSWGGYRVFAPRRNMTAYGDIRLMAQRIFWQVICPATLFLVLFQFAVYLGVYESRQSLAGLNPLNIRTLINYQALLVSGLTGVPLSYLLIRLIRHPRYIKSLLSQIRFQIDKKVTAAEFLLWAIALGGLLSLLLLPINENSSIFTTNYTLSLLMPVMLWGAMRFGYKLISLIWTPILLVSIHYFYRYIPVNAGYDIQLAITSSSYLVFSFVVIYMSMLATRQRAVNKHARRLALLDPVVHMPNLRALSRDLAKNPWSALCLLRIPELEILGRNYGVQLRIQYKQQLAQWVNGTLQPNEQVYHLTGYDMAVRLNAESHQQRIDALDEHIKQFRFVWDGMPLQPQVGVSYCYVRSPVNHLYLVLGELAVVADLSLSSNHPENLQQRGAVHLQRSLKDKVAMMSRLQKALDNDEFILLVQPVRGLRGDCYHEVLLRMPDTNGILISPDQFLPVAQEFGLSSRVDLWVLEHTLRFLAAHRERLPGQRFAINLAPSTVCRVQFPLEVSRVLAKYAIEPWQLIFEVTECSNFCNAEQALHILSQLQKMGVRIAIDDFGTGYASYARLKSVDADILKIDGDFIRNIVNNSLDYQIVASICHLARMKKMLVVAEYVETEEIRSAVHALGIDYVQGYLIGRPAPLESLLETEASCADA, via the coding sequence ATGAAGATTTTCGCTTTTCTGAAAAACAATAAATACCGTTGGTGGGCATTGCCGCTACTATTACCGGTGGTTTTGCTTCCCGTGCTGAGCGTGGCAAATACGTTCACGCAGCTGGGGGACGGTATCGCGGCGCTTTATTATTTACCGCTCTCCTTTTTGCTCTCGCTAATGATGTTCTTTGGCCTGGAAGCCCTTCCCGGGATCGTGTTGTCGCTGTTTATCCGCTATTACCCGTCGGTCGGGATGTTCGAAACGGTTGCCGGGGTGCTCCATTTTATTGTCCCTTTAGTCCTCAGCTGGGGCGGCTACCGGGTGTTTGCGCCCAGACGCAATATGACGGCGTACGGCGACATCCGGCTGATGGCGCAGCGCATCTTCTGGCAGGTCATCTGCCCCGCGACGCTGTTTCTGGTGCTGTTTCAGTTTGCGGTGTATCTGGGCGTGTATGAGAGTCGCCAGAGCCTCGCGGGGTTGAACCCTCTTAACATTCGTACGCTCATTAACTACCAGGCGCTGCTGGTCAGCGGGCTGACGGGCGTGCCGTTGAGCTACCTGCTGATCCGCCTGATCCGTCATCCGCGCTATATCAAAAGTCTTCTCTCGCAGATCCGTTTCCAGATAGATAAAAAGGTGACGGCCGCGGAGTTTTTGCTGTGGGCGATTGCGCTTGGCGGGCTGCTGTCGCTGCTGCTGCTCCCGATAAATGAAAACAGCTCCATCTTCACCACTAACTATACCCTGTCGCTGCTGATGCCGGTGATGCTCTGGGGCGCGATGCGTTTTGGCTATAAGCTGATTTCGCTGATCTGGACCCCGATACTGCTGGTGTCCATTCACTATTTTTACCGCTATATCCCAGTGAACGCGGGGTACGATATTCAGCTGGCGATCACCTCTTCCAGTTACCTGGTCTTTTCGTTTGTGGTGATTTATATGTCGATGCTGGCGACCCGGCAGCGCGCGGTGAACAAACACGCCCGCAGGCTGGCACTGCTCGATCCGGTTGTCCATATGCCTAACCTGCGGGCGCTGTCGCGCGATCTGGCGAAGAATCCGTGGTCGGCGCTCTGCCTGCTGCGCATTCCGGAGCTGGAAATTTTGGGCCGAAATTACGGCGTGCAGCTGCGTATTCAGTACAAACAGCAGCTGGCGCAGTGGGTTAACGGTACGCTCCAGCCCAATGAGCAGGTGTATCACCTCACCGGATATGACATGGCGGTGCGGCTCAACGCGGAATCGCACCAGCAGCGGATTGACGCCCTGGACGAGCATATCAAGCAGTTCCGCTTTGTCTGGGACGGCATGCCGCTGCAGCCGCAGGTTGGCGTAAGCTACTGCTATGTCCGGTCCCCTGTTAACCATCTTTATCTGGTGCTGGGGGAGCTGGCGGTGGTGGCCGATCTGTCACTCTCCTCTAATCACCCGGAAAATCTTCAGCAGCGCGGTGCCGTCCATTTGCAGCGCAGCCTGAAGGATAAAGTCGCGATGATGAGCCGCCTGCAGAAGGCGCTCGACAACGACGAATTCATCCTGCTGGTTCAACCCGTTCGCGGCCTGCGTGGCGATTGCTATCACGAAGTCCTGCTGCGGATGCCGGACACCAATGGGATACTGATCTCCCCCGATCAGTTCCTGCCCGTCGCGCAGGAGTTTGGTTTGTCCTCCCGGGTGGATCTGTGGGTGCTTGAGCATACGCTGCGCTTCCTGGCCGCGCATCGGGAAAGACTGCCCGGCCAGCGCTTTGCTATTAATCTGGCGCCTTCAACAGTGTGCCGGGTGCAGTTCCCGCTTGAGGTGAGCCGCGTGCTGGCGAAATACGCTATTGAGCCGTGGCAGCTGATCTTTGAAGTGACGGAGTGCAGCAACTTCTGCAACGCGGAGCAGGCGCTGCATATCCTCAGTCAGCTGCAGAAAATGGGGGTACGCATTGCGATTGATGATTTTGGTACCGGCTATGCAAGCTACGCGCGGCTAAAAAGCGTGGACGCAGATATTCTTAAAATCGACGGCGACTTCATCCGAAATATCGTCAACAACAGCCTGGATTATCAGATTGTGGCGTCTATCTGCCATCTGGCGCGCATGAAGAAGATGCTGGTGGTGGCGGAATATGTCGAGACCGAAGAGATACGTAGCGCGGTTCACGCGCTAGGTATTGATTATGTGCAGGGCTATCTGATTGGCAGACCGGCACCGCTTGAGTCACTGCTGGAAACAGAGGCGTCCTGCGCGGACGCCTGA
- a CDS encoding YfgG family protein — translation MSQVTRMRKRHRFNTRMTRIILLISFLFFFGRFVYSSIGAWYHHQDKTQSPQSSLTVDTADR, via the coding sequence GTGAGTCAGGTCACGCGTATGCGCAAACGACATCGATTTAACACCCGAATGACCCGCATCATACTGCTTATCAGTTTCCTGTTTTTCTTTGGCCGCTTCGTTTACTCTTCGATTGGCGCCTGGTACCACCATCAGGACAAAACCCAGTCACCGCAATCCAGCCTGACCGTCGACACCGCTGACCGCTAA
- a CDS encoding MFS transporter produces METSALPRRLALTAGCNQLINWGISFYMPGTFARAISADRGWSSPQIYLGLTLAMLVMAAVSPFVARLLARFGGQKVVMVGTLLIAASCAEMAYTRTLYGWYGAWIVAGTGMRLSLYDALFAALVNLYGQQARRTISRVTLAGGLASAVFWPLGDGLLHIMSWQDALRIYALLGLLSAVLIRTLPRQRLTENTKAIAPPLRNERRNAWLYAAFIALITFVSNGTSTHLPEFIAHFGLPVAIGMLWGIGQTGARSLEVLAGGRLTPFKLTLFTALAMPLCFLVGISSALFVWCAAGFVLGYGAINGLVTIVKATLPLELFSAESYARRTGMLLIPGQLMAAAAPFAYAWLNKTLGIAGAMGVSTGLTLVIAGLAIAIVRRPGRQTVSHCIPRDALTNGYKTPPPANISDT; encoded by the coding sequence ATGGAAACCTCTGCCCTTCCTCGTCGCCTCGCCCTCACCGCCGGGTGTAATCAACTCATCAACTGGGGGATTTCATTTTATATGCCCGGCACCTTTGCGCGGGCCATTTCAGCCGACCGGGGATGGTCGTCACCGCAGATTTACCTCGGCCTGACGCTGGCGATGCTGGTGATGGCGGCGGTATCTCCTTTTGTCGCCCGCCTGCTGGCACGCTTTGGCGGTCAAAAAGTGGTGATGGTCGGGACGCTGCTGATCGCCGCAAGCTGCGCAGAAATGGCGTATACCCGGACGCTTTATGGCTGGTACGGCGCCTGGATTGTCGCCGGCACTGGGATGCGCCTGTCGCTGTACGATGCGCTGTTCGCCGCGCTGGTCAACCTCTACGGGCAGCAGGCGCGAAGAACGATCTCACGCGTCACGCTGGCGGGCGGGCTGGCCTCCGCCGTCTTCTGGCCGCTGGGCGATGGCCTGCTTCACATCATGAGCTGGCAGGACGCGTTACGCATTTATGCCCTGCTTGGCCTGCTGAGCGCAGTGCTGATCCGCACGCTTCCCCGGCAGCGGCTGACGGAAAACACGAAGGCCATCGCGCCGCCCCTGCGCAACGAGCGGCGTAACGCCTGGCTTTATGCGGCCTTCATCGCCCTTATCACCTTTGTCTCTAACGGCACCTCCACCCATCTGCCGGAGTTTATTGCCCACTTTGGCCTGCCGGTCGCCATTGGCATGCTGTGGGGGATCGGCCAGACGGGCGCGCGCTCGCTGGAGGTGCTGGCAGGTGGCCGCTTAACCCCCTTCAAACTTACGCTCTTTACCGCTCTTGCTATGCCGCTGTGTTTTCTTGTGGGAATAAGCAGCGCCCTGTTTGTCTGGTGCGCGGCCGGGTTTGTGCTGGGCTACGGCGCCATCAACGGACTGGTCACCATAGTAAAAGCCACGCTGCCACTGGAGCTGTTTAGCGCGGAAAGCTATGCCCGCCGCACGGGCATGCTGCTTATCCCGGGCCAGCTGATGGCCGCAGCCGCACCGTTTGCCTATGCGTGGCTGAACAAAACGCTGGGGATCGCGGGTGCAATGGGAGTGTCGACGGGGTTAACGCTGGTGATTGCCGGGCTGGCGATAGCGATCGTGCGCCGTCCCGGGAGGCAAACTGTATCGCACTGTATCCCGCGCGACGCGCTGACAAACGGGTACAAAACGCCCCCTCCGGCAAATATCTCCGATACATAA
- a CDS encoding LysR family transcriptional regulator, with the protein MTTLNLGYLATFRLVHQRGSFSAAADVLGLSQPAVSLQIRQLEQFLQTRLVERTGRGIKATAAGETLLAHGERIQQVVDDAIRAVNAFSHDVSGTITLGTGATACIHLLPPLLEQLRRDYPLLSVGVTTGNTLDIVRAIEENRLDMGLVTLPVSGRALDVMPVMDEEFVFIASREQQDAFRELTPEALHAQPLIAFETGSGTRALIDGWFAAHGVAMAPVMQLGSIEAIKRMVRAGLGYSIVPRMAVEQDDDREGLCVMSLTPMLQRQLAVVMRQDKILSKGIAALIRLVQHPSGG; encoded by the coding sequence ATGACGACGCTTAATCTGGGCTATCTCGCCACCTTCCGCCTGGTTCACCAGCGCGGCAGCTTTTCAGCGGCAGCGGACGTTCTGGGCCTCTCCCAGCCCGCCGTCAGCCTGCAAATACGCCAGCTGGAGCAGTTTCTGCAAACGCGGCTGGTGGAGCGTACCGGGCGAGGGATTAAGGCGACGGCTGCCGGAGAAACCTTGCTGGCGCACGGGGAGCGTATTCAGCAGGTGGTGGATGACGCCATCCGGGCCGTGAATGCGTTTAGCCACGACGTGAGCGGCACCATTACCCTTGGCACGGGGGCGACGGCCTGCATTCATCTTCTGCCGCCGCTGCTGGAGCAGCTACGCCGCGACTATCCGCTCCTGAGCGTGGGAGTCACGACGGGCAACACCCTCGACATCGTCAGGGCCATTGAAGAGAACCGTCTCGATATGGGGCTGGTGACCCTGCCGGTCAGCGGCAGAGCGCTGGACGTCATGCCGGTGATGGACGAAGAGTTTGTCTTTATCGCCTCAAGGGAGCAGCAGGACGCTTTCAGGGAGTTAACCCCGGAGGCGCTCCATGCCCAGCCGCTGATCGCCTTTGAGACAGGCAGCGGGACCCGGGCGCTGATCGATGGCTGGTTTGCCGCCCATGGGGTAGCGATGGCGCCGGTGATGCAGCTTGGCAGCATCGAGGCGATCAAACGCATGGTTCGCGCGGGGCTGGGCTACAGCATCGTGCCGCGAATGGCGGTAGAACAGGATGACGATCGCGAGGGGCTATGCGTGATGTCGCTGACGCCCATGCTGCAGCGGCAGCTGGCGGTGGTAATGCGGCAGGATAAAATCCTCAGCAAAGGGATCGCGGCCCTTATTCGGCTCGTACAACATCCTTCGGGGGGTTAG
- the purN gene encoding phosphoribosylglycinamide formyltransferase, which translates to MKNIVVLISGNGSNLQAIIDACKQKKINGTIRAVFSNKADAFGLERAREANIPAHALEASQFAGREAFDRELVQEIDAYAPDVVVLAGYMRILSPAFVAHYAGRLLNIHPSLLPKYPGLHTHRQVLENGDEEHGTSVHFVTDELDGGPVILQAKVPVFDGDSEEDVTERVQTQEHAIYPLVVSWFVDGRLEMRDGAAWLDGVKLPPQGHAAEE; encoded by the coding sequence ATGAAAAACATCGTGGTGCTCATTTCCGGCAACGGAAGCAATTTGCAGGCCATCATTGACGCCTGCAAACAGAAGAAAATCAACGGCACCATTCGGGCAGTATTCAGCAACAAGGCCGACGCGTTCGGCCTTGAGCGCGCGCGGGAAGCGAACATTCCTGCGCACGCGCTGGAAGCCAGCCAGTTCGCCGGGCGTGAAGCCTTTGACCGCGAGCTGGTGCAGGAGATTGACGCCTACGCGCCTGACGTGGTGGTGCTGGCGGGCTATATGCGCATCCTGAGCCCGGCTTTTGTTGCGCACTACGCCGGACGTCTGCTGAATATTCACCCTTCTCTTCTGCCGAAATATCCCGGCCTGCACACCCATCGTCAGGTTCTGGAAAACGGCGATGAGGAGCACGGCACCTCCGTGCATTTCGTGACCGACGAGCTGGACGGCGGTCCGGTGATCCTGCAGGCCAAAGTCCCGGTCTTTGACGGCGACAGCGAAGAAGACGTGACCGAACGCGTGCAGACCCAGGAACACGCCATTTACCCGCTGGTGGTAAGCTGGTTTGTCGACGGGCGTCTCGAAATGCGCGACGGCGCTGCCTGGCTGGATGGCGTGAAGTTACCCCCGCAGGGCCATGCGGCGGAAGAGTAG